In Primulina eburnea isolate SZY01 chromosome 3, ASM2296580v1, whole genome shotgun sequence, one DNA window encodes the following:
- the LOC140827742 gene encoding geranylgeranyl transferase type-2 subunit beta 1-like isoform X1 produces MGELNIENHARYILSVEKKKDSFESVVMEHLRLNGAYWGLAALDIMGKLDAVDQDEVVSWIRQCQDESGHKEGLQNQAPILKVSTSTQAIQHVELPYGGFGGNIGHDPHILYTLSAIQVLALFDKIDVLDAEKVSNYIAGLQNEDGSFSGDMWGEVDTRFSYIALCSLALLHRLDKINVEAAVKYIVSCKNLDGGFGCTPGAESHAGQIFCCVGALAITGALHHIDKDLLGWWLCERQVISGGLNGRPEKLPDVCYSWWVLSSLIMIDRVHWIDKKKLVQFILDCQDKENGGISDRPDDAVDVFHTYFGVAGLSLLEYPGLKPIDPAYALPVDVVNRVFLHR; encoded by the exons ATGGGAGAGCTTAACATTGAAAACCATGCTAGGTACATTTTATCAGTTGAAAAG AAAAAGGATAGCTTTGAGTCCGTGGTAATGGAGCACCTAAGACTAAATGGTGCTTATTGGGGATTGGCCGCTCTTGATATAATGGGGAAGTTGGATGCAGTTGATCAAGATGAGGTTGTATCATGGATTAGGCAGTGCCAAGATGAATCTG GACATAAAGAGGGACTTCAGAATCAAGCCCCCATTTTGAAAGTCTCAACATCCACTCAAGCCATTCAACATGTTGAGCTGCCATATG GGGGTTTTGGTGGTAACATTGGACATGACCCTCATATATTGTACACCCTAAGTGCTATTCAGGTTTTGGCTCTATTTGACAAGATAGATGTTCTTGACGCCGAGAAGGTCTCTAACT ATATCGCTGGCCTACAAAATGAGGATGGATCCTTTTCTGGAGACATGTGGGGAGAAGTTGATACAAG GTTTTCTTATATTGCTCTATGTTCTCTCGCATTATTACATCGACTGGACAAAATCAATGTGGAAGCAGCTGTAAAGTACATTGTAAGTTGCAAGAATTTGGATGGTGGATTTGGATGCACACCTGGAGCGGAATCCCATGCAGGGCAAA TTTTCTGTTGCGTGGGAGCTCTTGCAATTACTGGTGCTCTACATCATATCGACAAGGACCTGCTTGGATGGTGGTTGTGTGAGAGACAAGTAATATCTGGAGGTCTAAATGGGCGTCCTGAGAAGCTTCCTGAT GTCTGCTATTCATGGTGGGTCCTTTCTAGCTTAATCATGATCGATAGAGTTCACTGGATTGACAAGAAAAAGCTTGTCCAGTTCATTTTGGACTGTCAG GATAAAGAGAACGGAGGAATTTCAGATAGGCCAGATGATGCTGTCGACGTCTTCCATACCTACTTTGGGGTTGCTG GTCTCTCACTTCTTGAATACCCAGGATTGAAACCTATAGATCCTGCTTATGCATTGCCTGTCGATGTCGTCAACAGAGTTTTCCTTCACAGATAA
- the LOC140827742 gene encoding geranylgeranyl transferase type-2 subunit beta 1-like isoform X2, translating to MEHLRLNGAYWGLAALDIMGKLDAVDQDEVVSWIRQCQDESGHKEGLQNQAPILKVSTSTQAIQHVELPYGGFGGNIGHDPHILYTLSAIQVLALFDKIDVLDAEKVSNYIAGLQNEDGSFSGDMWGEVDTRFSYIALCSLALLHRLDKINVEAAVKYIVSCKNLDGGFGCTPGAESHAGQIFCCVGALAITGALHHIDKDLLGWWLCERQVISGGLNGRPEKLPDVCYSWWVLSSLIMIDRVHWIDKKKLVQFILDCQDKENGGISDRPDDAVDVFHTYFGVAGLSLLEYPGLKPIDPAYALPVDVVNRVFLHR from the exons ATGGAGCACCTAAGACTAAATGGTGCTTATTGGGGATTGGCCGCTCTTGATATAATGGGGAAGTTGGATGCAGTTGATCAAGATGAGGTTGTATCATGGATTAGGCAGTGCCAAGATGAATCTG GACATAAAGAGGGACTTCAGAATCAAGCCCCCATTTTGAAAGTCTCAACATCCACTCAAGCCATTCAACATGTTGAGCTGCCATATG GGGGTTTTGGTGGTAACATTGGACATGACCCTCATATATTGTACACCCTAAGTGCTATTCAGGTTTTGGCTCTATTTGACAAGATAGATGTTCTTGACGCCGAGAAGGTCTCTAACT ATATCGCTGGCCTACAAAATGAGGATGGATCCTTTTCTGGAGACATGTGGGGAGAAGTTGATACAAG GTTTTCTTATATTGCTCTATGTTCTCTCGCATTATTACATCGACTGGACAAAATCAATGTGGAAGCAGCTGTAAAGTACATTGTAAGTTGCAAGAATTTGGATGGTGGATTTGGATGCACACCTGGAGCGGAATCCCATGCAGGGCAAA TTTTCTGTTGCGTGGGAGCTCTTGCAATTACTGGTGCTCTACATCATATCGACAAGGACCTGCTTGGATGGTGGTTGTGTGAGAGACAAGTAATATCTGGAGGTCTAAATGGGCGTCCTGAGAAGCTTCCTGAT GTCTGCTATTCATGGTGGGTCCTTTCTAGCTTAATCATGATCGATAGAGTTCACTGGATTGACAAGAAAAAGCTTGTCCAGTTCATTTTGGACTGTCAG GATAAAGAGAACGGAGGAATTTCAGATAGGCCAGATGATGCTGTCGACGTCTTCCATACCTACTTTGGGGTTGCTG GTCTCTCACTTCTTGAATACCCAGGATTGAAACCTATAGATCCTGCTTATGCATTGCCTGTCGATGTCGTCAACAGAGTTTTCCTTCACAGATAA
- the LOC140827742 gene encoding geranylgeranyl transferase type-2 subunit beta 1-like isoform X4: MEHLRLNGAYWGLAALDIMGKLDAVDQDEVVSWIRQCQDESGGFGGNIGHDPHILYTLSAIQVLALFDKIDVLDAEKVSNYIAGLQNEDGSFSGDMWGEVDTRFSYIALCSLALLHRLDKINVEAAVKYIVSCKNLDGGFGCTPGAESHAGQIFCCVGALAITGALHHIDKDLLGWWLCERQVISGGLNGRPEKLPDVCYSWWVLSSLIMIDRVHWIDKKKLVQFILDCQDKENGGISDRPDDAVDVFHTYFGVAGLSLLEYPGLKPIDPAYALPVDVVNRVFLHR, encoded by the exons ATGGAGCACCTAAGACTAAATGGTGCTTATTGGGGATTGGCCGCTCTTGATATAATGGGGAAGTTGGATGCAGTTGATCAAGATGAGGTTGTATCATGGATTAGGCAGTGCCAAGATGAATCTG GGGGTTTTGGTGGTAACATTGGACATGACCCTCATATATTGTACACCCTAAGTGCTATTCAGGTTTTGGCTCTATTTGACAAGATAGATGTTCTTGACGCCGAGAAGGTCTCTAACT ATATCGCTGGCCTACAAAATGAGGATGGATCCTTTTCTGGAGACATGTGGGGAGAAGTTGATACAAG GTTTTCTTATATTGCTCTATGTTCTCTCGCATTATTACATCGACTGGACAAAATCAATGTGGAAGCAGCTGTAAAGTACATTGTAAGTTGCAAGAATTTGGATGGTGGATTTGGATGCACACCTGGAGCGGAATCCCATGCAGGGCAAA TTTTCTGTTGCGTGGGAGCTCTTGCAATTACTGGTGCTCTACATCATATCGACAAGGACCTGCTTGGATGGTGGTTGTGTGAGAGACAAGTAATATCTGGAGGTCTAAATGGGCGTCCTGAGAAGCTTCCTGAT GTCTGCTATTCATGGTGGGTCCTTTCTAGCTTAATCATGATCGATAGAGTTCACTGGATTGACAAGAAAAAGCTTGTCCAGTTCATTTTGGACTGTCAG GATAAAGAGAACGGAGGAATTTCAGATAGGCCAGATGATGCTGTCGACGTCTTCCATACCTACTTTGGGGTTGCTG GTCTCTCACTTCTTGAATACCCAGGATTGAAACCTATAGATCCTGCTTATGCATTGCCTGTCGATGTCGTCAACAGAGTTTTCCTTCACAGATAA
- the LOC140827742 gene encoding geranylgeranyl transferase type-2 subunit beta 1-like isoform X3 translates to MGELNIENHARYILSVEKKKDSFESVVMEHLRLNGAYWGLAALDIMGKLDAVDQDEVVSWIRQCQDESGGFGGNIGHDPHILYTLSAIQVLALFDKIDVLDAEKVSNYIAGLQNEDGSFSGDMWGEVDTRFSYIALCSLALLHRLDKINVEAAVKYIVSCKNLDGGFGCTPGAESHAGQIFCCVGALAITGALHHIDKDLLGWWLCERQVISGGLNGRPEKLPDVCYSWWVLSSLIMIDRVHWIDKKKLVQFILDCQDKENGGISDRPDDAVDVFHTYFGVAGLSLLEYPGLKPIDPAYALPVDVVNRVFLHR, encoded by the exons ATGGGAGAGCTTAACATTGAAAACCATGCTAGGTACATTTTATCAGTTGAAAAG AAAAAGGATAGCTTTGAGTCCGTGGTAATGGAGCACCTAAGACTAAATGGTGCTTATTGGGGATTGGCCGCTCTTGATATAATGGGGAAGTTGGATGCAGTTGATCAAGATGAGGTTGTATCATGGATTAGGCAGTGCCAAGATGAATCTG GGGGTTTTGGTGGTAACATTGGACATGACCCTCATATATTGTACACCCTAAGTGCTATTCAGGTTTTGGCTCTATTTGACAAGATAGATGTTCTTGACGCCGAGAAGGTCTCTAACT ATATCGCTGGCCTACAAAATGAGGATGGATCCTTTTCTGGAGACATGTGGGGAGAAGTTGATACAAG GTTTTCTTATATTGCTCTATGTTCTCTCGCATTATTACATCGACTGGACAAAATCAATGTGGAAGCAGCTGTAAAGTACATTGTAAGTTGCAAGAATTTGGATGGTGGATTTGGATGCACACCTGGAGCGGAATCCCATGCAGGGCAAA TTTTCTGTTGCGTGGGAGCTCTTGCAATTACTGGTGCTCTACATCATATCGACAAGGACCTGCTTGGATGGTGGTTGTGTGAGAGACAAGTAATATCTGGAGGTCTAAATGGGCGTCCTGAGAAGCTTCCTGAT GTCTGCTATTCATGGTGGGTCCTTTCTAGCTTAATCATGATCGATAGAGTTCACTGGATTGACAAGAAAAAGCTTGTCCAGTTCATTTTGGACTGTCAG GATAAAGAGAACGGAGGAATTTCAGATAGGCCAGATGATGCTGTCGACGTCTTCCATACCTACTTTGGGGTTGCTG GTCTCTCACTTCTTGAATACCCAGGATTGAAACCTATAGATCCTGCTTATGCATTGCCTGTCGATGTCGTCAACAGAGTTTTCCTTCACAGATAA